TTGGAATTCAATTGCTTTTGACATAGACCCTTCATTTGCTTGGTTCCTTTGTTGTAAGAGAAGGCTGGTAGACGAGAGAACATGTATACTTGCATATTTCAATTTCTATATGCCGCTATCTATATTTCTTTAAGATTGAGTGTAATCCCTGAAGGTTAATTGTCATGGAGATGCTTCTAATCCTTATGGGCAACATGCATTATTGCTCTACCATTTAAAATGCTAACTTtagtttaatttaaatttaaactgTGATGTCTGAGAATGTTCCCAGATTTTTGATATCGTTTGGTTTGTCCAGGAAATGGCAGAAacaaggaagaaaagaggaaaccAAATTATAACCTTGAGAAAGTAAACTTGATTTTAACTGTACAAACATCTTCTCTTCCTCTATTACTCTCCAGCTTCTATTGAATTTCCTAATTATTACATGATTTGTTCCAACAATGTCTTATTTGAATGGTTCTTGGAATCACTTTttggttgttgttgttattttttcttgtgttttaGGTGTAAATAACCTAATCAAAACCAATAGTTTGATTCACTTATTTTGTTTGTGTCCTAGTTTCAGCAAGATTTAGTAGCCTTAATTGTTTGGTTAAATTTTGTTTACTATGTCTCGTGGCATGTGCGATGTCAGTAAGGTGATGGTTCAGGGACATGATACTGTGCCAGGGTTTTTGTCGACATATTAAATCTTTTGTGTGATAGATAAGCACTTGTTCTATACTAAGACACACATTGATGTTTGATCTACGTGTCACAGTTGATTTAGGCTTATGATGTGTAACACTTAGGTTGCACATGTGAATTATCATTGATGGCCGTCTGTTTGCATATGTGAAAGAAAATTATCATGTAAAATTTCTCACATGTGAACATGGAATGTATGGAAGTTTTCATATTCTAGAAGATATTTTCTACGGTTTTTCAGTGGGAGTATATGAAATTGTGTAAGCAGTAttgctttaaaaaaaatcatatgacccgcatgatatctatattataatTCTAGATTCACATCCCATCCGACAGTGAATTTGTTTGTATTTTTTTACAGAGATGTTTTGTTTTAATTTTAGTCGACATTTCTTTCTTTTAATAATATGAATTTATGTATCCCCCTGgactattatttaaaattatgctTGGGTTGACAAGATTATAATCACTTGATATAACCCATATCATCTTCAAGCTTTCATAAGACGATATTGAAACATTATGATCTTTTTCTAAAGTGACATTCTTAATTACTTGTCTATTCTCTCTTTGATTGTTCGTCAACTATTTGAAAGAAGCATGTCTATTATAGTTAACAATACTCCCGCATGAACTGGAAaccatttaaaatttttatagctaCAGAGCAATGGCGGATCCTTGTAAGCTTTTTTATCCCAAAGCTTACGAGAACCTCTAAAATGTATTTTCAGCAAGTTCTTTCTTTGGCTGGTTTATGTGTCATTGGAGTTTTAACATGTCAATGGCCTTTTGTTCTGGATTTCTGTTTCTAGTCTCCAAATATTAGGAAGTACTTTGACTTTCACAATTTATGTTTATAGAACTATGATGGAAAAAAGCAATTAGTTTGTTGTGTTATTACTACCAAAGCTATAATTGATCAACGTTGTGATTCTTTAGGTTTTTTCTTAATTGTATTACATTATATCTGAAGGAACAATtatgacaataataataaattgatattGGAATTGAAGTCTACAGTTTTTACCCATGAGTTCACAGCTTCGAGACAAGGTATCTGTCTCTTGTCTAGATATTGGTCTTGCGCAGGAAAGAAGAATAAATGTCCCCaaagatatcttgattcttgacatgGATGTATCCTATTTTGTATATGTTGTAAATTCTATTGTTCATTAGTGTTTCACATGGACATGCCTTGGTCTATTTTCTAGCGTCAATGCCCTATTAGgctcttgaaaaaaaaaataataaagtggCTTAAAAAGATCAGTTTGTTCTTTATCATTTAATCTATTACTGAAAAGGACATGATGTCTTGCAACTATATTTTCTTGTCTCATTCTGTTTCCTCGGATGCAGCTAGCTGTTGGTGGAAGTGACGGTATCTTGCAATCTTTTGCTGATAGAATGGATGCCTTGCATAAAGCAATAGCTTCTCTGGCAGCCCTGCCCAAGACAAATAAGTCACAAGAGGAGCATGTTTTGGAGAACTTCCACTCCAGTAGGCTCATCAGGAAGCTCGTCCTTGGTTTCGTAGCCACTCTATGGAAAATGGCTTTGGATGGGAAGTGCGACGTCTGGGCTCAAGGCCACAGGTAAAAAGATGCTACTAGAGGAGGAATAAATAGAGTAATTACTCAAAAAAAAAGGTGTTTGTGTACAAATATCAGTGTTCACATTGGATTATTTGGATGTCTATAGCAGTTGCAAGGTGCTTCTCGCATTCCTAGAATCATCGGTTTCAGAAGTTAAAGACTTGGCGAAGCCTGAGCTTCAGCCTTTGATGGATTGTTGTGTTCTTAAAACTCCTGAGAATAAGGAGGATGAAGGGTGTGAATGCTGATGACAAAAAAGGGTTTATCTATTAACCTTTCAACTGTTTTTGTTGTTAATATTTCCTGATTCTTGTTGAACATAATTTTTCAGTTCATTCTACTCATTCTATCTGCCCTCTTGTTGCCatgtaattttgatgattattcCCATTAACTCCTCGGTAGTGAAAATATTTTCTTGACATTCATTGGAGAAACTTCTTTATGTATATAATGATTAGTCTTTCTTTTAATATTGATCTGCAGAATGCAGTCatgtatttgttttttttttaatttttataaagaaTAAATTTTATCCAAATGATCTTATGTCAATaagtgaaagaagaaaaagatatgaTGTAACCTTACATTTTTTGTTTGCCTTGGATGATAAAACTTTCTGCAAACTTAATCCTGTCTAAGTTAATTTTAGTTTGTGAAGTGGCCATTTTGTCTATGTCATTTCCCATGATTAATACATGTTCTTATCATTCCTGATTTCTGTTGGCTCTGTTTACAAGCAGGGGCCTGGAGGCCAACAACCTTCTGCGCCTGCTGCCCAACCTGAGTAGGAGATTCTTCCTATGTACTTTTTATGAAAGCTTTTGTGGACTTTTCTGTTCATAAACTAATAGTGGTATTACTTGTTCAGGGTTCCCAAGAAAGCTAAAAAGTAGAAGGATGACGATGGTTTCTATTGTAAATCATTAGTTGCAGAATGGAAGCATCAGCAAATGGATTATTTCTTTACATTTTCAAGCTGTGAGACAATgctagaagaagagagaaaatagaAGCTATGTTTCACTTATTCTAAGTTCCTTTCCGTGTTTAGCCAGTTGGATATGCTACTTTTCACTAATGGTATTACCATATTTTGAGTGCTTAGAAACATTGTGCATTCCCTTTTCGATTGATTGTCGTGATTAgttaaactcacagcatatttcatGTTGAGCGATCAGTATTCAATTTTGTTGTTAGGGTTATTATGCATGCTTTTAATGCAATACATGTATGGTGGGAATAATCAACTGTTATCAGATGTGTTCATACCGTTTTATGATATATTATTCCTCTCAGCCAATTCTTGATGCAAGGAAGCAATTTGAATTCTGATGGAATATTGATGACAGTTGTCTCTGGATGAGAATCCTAAATAGTGGTTCCCTCAAACCTTTTACTGTCAGTAAGCATTGCAAAGGCCATAACCTCGAAATAGGTTGTAGCTGGAAGATATGGTGCTCATCAGACCTTTTCTTCCTCATTTGTGCCTCTGCCTTTCCTCCGCTGCTGGTGGCGGTGGTGGGTGGTGGCTGCTGATGTCTCCTCCATCTCCGAGAACTTCAACCGCTGGCCTCGTTCTTGCCATCATCAACCTCCAGTTCAAGTGTGATTTGTGAGTCTCAAATTATTTAGGTTATCTCCTGTTTGTTGTTTTCTTGCTTCCTACAGTTTCTCTTTTAAAATCTTTTGGAAATAGGAGatgaaaaaaattgaaaaacCTCTACTGCTTTAGCAGCTTAAAGATTGTTTTCTCACCGGTAGTGCTAGAAGCTGTATATTTGGATTATGACGTTTTATTGGTGTCTTGGGTAATTCAACCAGGAATGACAACTTTGATACGGTTTCAGGATAaatatcatcaaataaaagatatgTAGATTAAGGTTTCATGAAGCCTGCGCGCTTGTCATCATTGTTCACGAAAGAAGAATGCCCAGACAATAATGTTCCATCACCAACAACAGCATATGCAACCTTTCGGTCATCAGATCTGTTACTATCTCATTTTATTTTGTTTCTCCATAATTTTTATTTTCGATGATTTCATGGAAAAAAACCTCCCTTTTTTTTCGGTTTTTACAAAGGAGAAGCATTCCTTCAATTTCTCATTTGGTGCTCATTAAACCCTTTATACATACAATGTccttgacttgatttttcattaacTCATCCACATCTTATGGATCCGTTCATAGGGTTCTTGAATGATCTTTTTGCCACCTTAATAACAGCCACTACAAGTGTGTTTGTGAACATAGTAAATGATTCAAATAGACTCTTAAAtgatttttactatttatatgtCAGATGAGAAAAGAAATACATATTATTTCTATACTTTTctgaaataagagaaaaaaaaatgatcttgattattATTGAAGGTGATGATCATAATGGTAGTAGAAAAGGGTCATGGTGATGTTGAGCAGTGATGTATTTTTTATTTGCTTATCTCATTCTTCAAATTTTGTATTTTTCACATCTTTCGTAAGGGGAGATGCTGTGGTGACTGATTGGgaaaatatagttttttttttttttggatgaatCACTGTTATGATCcctctcctttttttctttttttttctcttgagtGATGATGCTATAAATAAGCACTGATTGTCTTAGGACATTGAATTAATTGGTTTAATTTGTTTTGGAAAAAAGATGGTCGATGAAAATGATGGTGATCATCATGTCCAACAAATAGTTCTAATTTTATGTAAGATTATTAGATAAACCTATCCATGTGATGCCGTAAGATTATTAGAAAAtaatttctatttgtgaaataaaCATTTGCAACCTATAATGTCGTGTATGTTGCATATAAGAAGCTTATATTTTAATCGATGTTCAAATAATATACAATTATATATTAGTGTTGTATAAAGTAGGTACAAGTAATTCATTTATCATGGATTAAtactaagaaatctcattgtatttacttttttaaaatctaaaatatattatatttatctatcaaaatatttaaagtttAATATATCATTCCGTAAATTTTTAAGTGTGAATCATAGGGAAATGAAAATTTAACTTTGAGAATTCCTCGTATAGcgttttaattttaaaaagatTTCATACACAGtgttatttttttcataaatgatcATTTTGCCATGAGTTCTCATTACAACCATCTTTCCTTTACCTTGCACTGCCCTGATCGTGTTTACTCATGGCACGAGAGCCATCGTCGCCCTCGTAGTCCCTATCGACCTCCATCAATCTTCTCCTTATGTGCACTAAGGTGATGACTTGTGagaatttgtttcttgaattggtCTCGGATAAAATCTCTCAAGCTGCTAAGATCAATTTTGGAAAAGATGCAACAGATTTGGAGTCCTTACTTCCTAAAGGTATTTTACGTTTGTTGGAAGGGATTTGTGACAGTGAAGTGGCACCATGTGTCAGAAAGATATGTTCAAACCttggaaagaaggaaagaattaaGATGTCAGTCGCAAGTTCTCTTCAGAATATAATTACAGCATCAGAGTCTGTATGATTAGGCAGTAGCAAGCCCATAGAGAAGTGGACAGCCCCTCCTGGGACCTAGCAATTGCGTTCTGAACTGTCATTGTTCTCACCCAAGGCCATAGAATGGGAATTTCTCCATCACCATTGGCATCTTCTTGACAAGATTAGCCTAGAAGATCAAGGTAAAAATTCTGAAGAAGGGGACCAGAGCTCTTTTATGTGGGCCGGAGATTGTGTTCACCTTTTGCACACCATTTCTAATGTGTCTTTGGAATTGCCTCCTGAGCCTACTACAGAGTTGGCTTGCAACTTACTAGATCGTCTTAAAGAACTTCAGTATGAACTTAAACGAGGTAAACATCAATTGTTTTACAAtgtgttctatcatcaaaattatgTCAGTGATTTAAGAATTTGTTTTATTAAATCTTTaaccataaaattattttttcaaaaagTAAGTATTCTCTTTCTTTTGACATGAGGATCTTATATCTTCCGTTGACTTGAACTATGATTGTTTATACAAGTCAAGAATTTGTTTGCTAAATCTTTAACCACAGAACTATTTGTTCAAAAAGTAAGTAttctctttcttttgacataacgAGCTTATTTCTTTTGTTGAATTGAACTATGATTGTTTATATCAGGAAGACATTGAGATATTTTATCTGGATATTTTCTAGCATGAATTGCGATCACCACAATCAAGTTGTTTAAGTTAGCCACAAAAGAATTGAAGACAAGTGGTGCAGAATAATATTCCTCACTGTTGATAGCTAAAATTGCTAAAAAGAAGTGCTAAGAGtctttttaatcaaaatatttggaTTGGTTGAAGCATAATATTATTTTACATCAGTTTTTCTCAAACTGATAGTTCTTTTTGAATGTAAGACATGATGCCAAATCAATCATACTAGTCACTAGCAATAATACTTTGATTACTCATATCGAAATTGGGCTAAAACtaatattgacttataagggtctgatgggtGTACTACTATTAACTTAAAAGAATTGAAAAACCTCTACTGCTTTAGCAGCTTAAAGATTGTTTTCTCACTAGTAGTGCTAGAAGCTGTATATTTGGATTATGACGTTTTATTGGTGTCTTGGGTAATTCAACCAAGAATGACAACTTTGATACGGTTTCAGGATAaatatcatcaaataaaagatatgTAGATTAAGGTTTCATGAAGCCTAGGTGCTTATCATCATTGTTCACTAAAGAAGAATGCCCAGACAATAATGTTTCATCATCAACAACAGCATATGCAACCTTTGGGTATTATTTATGAGTGTCTGTCATCAGATCTGTTGCtatctcattttattttattgcccTGTAATTTTTGTTTTTGATGATTTCATGGAAAAAAAACCTtcctttttttttacaaagaaGAAGCATTCCTTCTTAAATTTTTCATTTGGTGCCCGTTCGTTAAACTGATCCGTCCATAAGTTTCTTGAATGATCTTTTTGCCACCTTAACAAAAACCATTATAAGTGTGTTTGTAAACATGGTAAATGATTCAAGTAGACTCATAAATGACTTTTACTATTTATATGTCAGATGAGAAaagaattttatattatttctatACATTTCTGAAATAAGAGGAAAAAAATGAACTTGATTATTATTAAAGGTGATGATCATAATGGTAGTAGATAAGGGTCATGGTGATGATGAGCAGTGATGTATTTTTTATTTGCTTACCTCATTTTTCGAATTTTGTATTTTCCATATCTTTCGTAAGGGAAAATTCTGTGGTGACTGATTGGGAAAATATGGTTATGCAatcatatttatcttttttttttggatgaatCATTGGTATGAtccctctccttttttttttttttctttcttctgagTGATGATGCTATAAGCACTGATTGTCTTAGGACATTCATTGAATTAATTAGGTTAATTTGTTTTGGGAAAAAGAAAAGGAGCTGTGGTCGTTGATGGAAATGATGGTGATCATCGTGTCCAACAAATAGTTCTAATTTTATGTAAGATTATTAGATAAACCTATCGATGTGATGCCTTAAGATTATTAGAAAACaatttctatttatgaaataaaCATTTGCATCCTATAATGTTGTGTATTTTGCATATAAGAAACTTGTATATTAATTGATGTTCAAATAATATGCAATTATGTATTAGTGTTGTCTAAAGTAGGTACAAGTAATTCATTTATCATGGATTAATACTAAGAAATTTCATTTATTTACTTTTttaaaatctaaaatatattatatttatctaTCAAAATAAATAGACAAAATGGCTCCTTCCATAAACTAAAATTAACTTAGACAGGATTAAGTTTGCAGAAAGTTTTATCGTCCAAGGCAAACAAAAAAATGTAAGGTTACatcatatatttttcttctttcactTATTGACATAAGATCATTTGGATAAAAATTGATTCtttataaaaattttgaaaaaattataaaaaaacaaaTACATGACTGCATTCTACAGATCAATATTAAAAGAAAGACTACTCATTATATACATAAAGAAGTTTCTCCAATGAATGTCAAGAAAATATTTTCACTGCCGAGGAGTTAATGGgaataattatcaaaattacaTGGCAACAAGAGGACAGATAGAATGAACTCAAAAACTATGTTCAACAAGAATCAGGAAATATTAACAACAAAAACAGTTGAAAGGGCAGAACAAATAACAAAGAAGACAAAAGAGCTGTATGTCATATTCTAAAGGAAAACAAGATAATAAATTTTTTGGACCTGAGCTAAACGTTCCTCCTTCCTGGCAATCTTCCTTTCTCTGCTAGCCTTGCTCTTGGCTCGTTTAGCTTCAAACTGGTCGGATAAGGTCTTCTCTCTTGCCTTCTCAGCTTTGGATTTATGAATGCTTTCCATCAGCACCCTCTTGTTCTTGAAAACATTACCTTTCACTTTCATGTATATGTCATGGTACATATGCTTGTCAATCTTCTTCGACTCACGGTACTTCCGAAGTAACCGCATGAGAACTCACATCCTGCGCAACCAAAGTACCTTAGTCGGAAGCCTTAGCTTCTCTTGTGCCCCTGTGCTTCCctgtaatatgaaaatcattggTCAATAGGAAAGGTTACGAACAAAATGTATTCGAATAAGAATTATACCATATCCAGAATGTCGCCCTTTTCTCTTGGCCTTCAGTGCTCTCCTTGCACGGGATCGTGAGTGAATTTTGGTTGGCTTCCTGATAATAAAACCATCCTTAACAAGCTTTCAAATATTTTGGCCTGCATCACAGAACCATCATGTTTCATAGTAAGTGAACATGAACAGCAGTTGACAACATCAATGAAGTTTGTGTTTCAACCGATATATAAAAATTCATCCGCATAAGACTGTGAGAATATAAAGCCTCAAGTTCATTTCTCTTTTCCCGGTAGAATGATGTTTGGGCAGAGGGAAGGCAGCAACATCAAACAGAGGCATAGCAAGAACAAAAATGTCTACAGTAAAACTATCATAGTCttccatgttaaatcttccatAATTCCTTCTCTTAGTCGCTGAATCTCCACCACAGATTGGTCCTTTGTCCTGCCAGAATTCCTTTTTCACAGCCTTAGTCTACTCATGACATTCACACACTTCACTCATGTTGCTTTAACTATTACAGTATTAATCAGCTAACAGATTACAATAATACGAATCACAAGGAGGGCAGTCTTCAAGAGCCGGTTCTATTAAACTATTACAGTTGCTTTAACTATCTTATCTTTGTATTTCTCATGTTCTTTAGTATTACGTAATCCACAGACTAACCAATCAAATCCTAAAATTTCATAGACAACGAATGAACATGTTACTATCCTACACAAAGCAATATCCAATAACCAGCATATGCTAAATGCACTGCACATCAAGTTTACAGTTGTCTCCTTGCGTCTATCCTGTTAACTCAAAAGGATATCTGGAAACTTCAAGGGTGCATATTGCATCTGGTatataacacatcataaaaaccaAGCACAAGttcttcaaaaattaaaaatttgtatatgaaatttctgacctttaaccaataaaatttattggatgatattaatttttgatacataaatataattaaatataatatatactaTCATACAAATAATATTTTaggtacaaaaaaaaattataggataAAATTTCATACTATGAGCTTTAATTATTTGATTGGTTATTATACAAACATATCAAAATACATGAGCTTATAGGACGAAATAGAAATTGctatctttcttcaataggctgaTATGTTTCTGATTTATGCAATGCTAAAGGTATGGCATCACATCGACAAGTTGATctgataaaaaataatacataaaaataaaatcatttgttAGGTGTATTGATCAACATCATTACCATCATCTTTATCAATCAATACTGATCATTATCACCACTACCATTGTCATTATTACCTCAACTGTTACGATCGTtatgaatataaataataatatcatgtGATTTATAAAATAACACTAGCTAGCATATATAATCATATTAGagatttttttccttctcttagTTCGGGAAAGCACAGAAATAATCCAAAATTTT
The window above is part of the Musa acuminata AAA Group cultivar baxijiao chromosome BXJ2-6, Cavendish_Baxijiao_AAA, whole genome shotgun sequence genome. Proteins encoded here:
- the LOC135615188 gene encoding pumilio homolog 24-like; amino-acid sequence: MDALHKAIASLAALPKTNKSQEEHVLENFHSSRLIRKLVLGFVATLWKMALDGKCDVWAQGHRGLEANNLLRLLPNLRFPRKLKSRRMTMVSIVNH